The genome window CCATTTCCTATGGCGGTCTGCTCGAAGGCGCTGTCGTGACCGAGATCGTTTTCTCCTGGCCGGGCATTGGCCAGTACATGACGAACGCGCTGATGATCGGTGACATGAACGCCATCGTCGCCGGCACTATCATTGTGGGATTCATTTTCATGTTGTTGAACTTCCTGGCCGACGTCGCTTACGCCGTCTTTGATCCGCGCATGCGGGAGGCGGCCCGATGAGCGATGTCATCCGCAGCGAGATTCATATCCGCCCTCCAAGTGTGTCGACCCGTATCGCGGCGTCGTTTGCGCGCGCCGGCCGCAAATTGGCGGCCGAGCCGCTTGGTCTTGGAGGTTTCGTCATCCTCGGTCTGCTTTGCTTGATCGCGATCTTCGCGCCGCTGCTGGCGCCCTACGATCCGGCCATACAGGCGCTTGGCGATGCCCTGCAGCCACCGAGCCTCGCGCATCTGGCAGGCACGGACGAATTCGGCCGGGATATCTTGAGCCGCCTCATCTTCGGCACGCGCATCACCATCCAGACCGTGCTGTCGATCTCCTTGATCGTCGGCCCGATCGGCCTGTTGATCGGCGTTGTTGCCGGCTTCTTCGGCGGGCGCACCGATGCGCTGCTGATGCGCGCCACCGATATCGTTCTGTCCTTCCCGTCGCTGATCCTGGCTCTGGCTTTTGCTGCGGCACTCGGCGCCGGCTTGACCACGGCAATCATCGCGATTTCGCTGACCGCATGGCCGCCGATTGCCCGGCTCGCGCGCGCCGAGGCGCTTGTCGTCAGAAACGCCGACTATGTGGTCGCCGCCCGCCTTTATGGCGCC of Rhizobium sp. BT04 contains these proteins:
- a CDS encoding ABC transporter permease yields the protein MSDVIRSEIHIRPPSVSTRIAASFARAGRKLAAEPLGLGGFVILGLLCLIAIFAPLLAPYDPAIQALGDALQPPSLAHLAGTDEFGRDILSRLIFGTRITIQTVLSISLIVGPIGLLIGVVAGFFGGRTDALLMRATDIVLSFPSLILALAFAAALGAGLTTAIIAISLTAWPPIARLARAEALVVRNADYVVAARLYGASPMRILLLYIAPMCVPSVIVRLTLNMAGIILTAASLGFLGLGAQPPAPEWGAMISSGRKFMLDYWWVAVMPGIAILLTSLAFNIAGDALRDILDPRHARS